The Toxoplasma gondii ME49 chromosome XI, whole genome shotgun sequence region GTCGTCCAGCAAGcagctttcttcgtctgaaaCCTCTATGCCAGAGGGAGCCGAGTCGAGCTTTGTGTTTGTCTCCGGCTGTATATTCTTGATTGTGACCAGGTCTTCGCAGTCCACAGCACCCGCAAATGCTTCTTGACACGGCCCTAGGGCGATTTGAACACAAGCCTGTGATGTTTTACAACCGCTCTCAAAACCTGAGGCACCGAAGAGCTTTCGTTCCATTTTTGCTGTCGGACCCTCATGCATTAACTCCACACCAGCAACAATGGCATCATGGATTGTatcgaggaggcagagaggagtaTCGACATTCCGTTGTGACGAGGAAGGAGTGCCGAAAGCCTCAAAGCATCCCAAAGCGCTGCGTTGTGACCTTGTCGCTGGCGATGGCAAAGCAGAAAAATTCCAGATGTAGTTCATGAAGAGACTTGAGCGGGAGCAAACGAAAGGCAAATCCGAAGCCTGACACAAAATACTGTGACTACATGAAGATTCCTTGTTACATGCCGGGGTACTTTCTGCTGATCTGCTGCGTCGAAAGCGGTGGTGTGAGCGGCCAAGGGCAACGGCCCTCACCCGGACGTTTGCGGCAGAGGTGGGAATGAACACGTCACATCCGTATGGCAGGTTCCTCGGTAAAGAATAGTCAACCCGAAGTCCTGGAGAGCATTCCGGGCACACAGAGTGAATCTCGCTGCCCTCATCCTCTACCTCGATGCGACGCACGAAAGAAACATCAGTGAGCGTTCGCCTAGTCCCACGTTCAAGTGGATCCCTGTGTGCTTTGCGACCCCTTCTGGTTTCCGGAAACATCGCGAAATTCTCAACTCAACGGACGAACACACTTACGAATAAGCAAATCGCAACGGTAAATACACTGGCATGGGACTCGAAGCTCTGATCGGGTAACACAGCTGTGCGAGCGGCTCGTGACACTAGCAGAAGTCGCGATGAGAGGATATCTACAAGAAGATCAATACATACGAGGAGCGATATAAACGATTGAAACAGAAATGAAAGAACCATGGACAGATCCACCCTCTCGGTAGCACCGCCGGGGCAGCGCCTGCGAGCATCGGCGTCGCGTTGGCCGTGAAATGGCGCCAGCCTTTGTTTTCAAATGACAGATTGCGAACGGGAGAGCTGGTGCTGCCTGAGTCACAATATTGATGCTTCGTTGCAGCTGCAACCCTACGCTACAGCGTACATTGTCGCTCACTAGCGGATATGTAAAGAGGCAATTCGAATGGTGTAGACTCCAGTGTCAGCCTTCCGACCGTCCAAGCGACATACCATCAAAGTCGGAGAAAAAGTGAGATAGTGCACGGCGTGCTCTGTCAACTGTGTCCACGAAAGATGACGGCACCAGCTGTCCAGGTAGGTGGCAATCAGATGCACTGCTACAACGGTGAGTCGCCCAATTAAAAAACAGAAGCGAGATGCAGTCTCGGTGAGTTTTCAGGGCTTCCAATGGGCACCCAACTTTACTTTGAACCGAAGAAGCGCTGCGCAGAACGGGTTACCGAAAGCCGACGAAGTCCTGTGTATCTGGTTCACATTTCTCAAACATAGGATCACGTCGGGTTCGCTTAATGGCCGCAACAGTATCGGCCGGATTTGTTGCTCATGCATCAGTTGTTTGTATTGACAAACTTTGTGCGTCTTCCGATGGGGACTGATGAAGAATCGCCAGGCTGTCAGAGAGCTGAACATGATAACAACGAAGCGCTGAGGGCTTCACGCCAGCGTAAGATTAACCAATGAGTTTCATCTTAGGGATGTGGTTCGTGCCCGGTCTTTATAAAAAGGTATTCCTCAGCAACTGTGTCAGTGGTGGCCCTGATCCGTAACGTCAGACAGTACACTCGCTCCAACAAGGTGACAGTTTTACTCATGGTCTTCATTTTTGACGCACCACACAGGTCCGTGTTTCCGGAACTAATGAATATTTTTTCCCTTGTCTGAACCAGGTTGATATCTCGTTCACCCAAGCGTTGCACAACGGACAGCCACTCATGTGTGTGCTTAAGAAGGACTTCATTGCCGCATCTAGGATAGCGGGCTGACACGGAAATTTGTATTGTCCCATCTTGCATTATGGCAAAGAAGTGCCTAGGTTCATATGCAGTTGAACGGGAGCGCGCTTCATACACCTGAGGCCTCTCCATTTTTTGCAAAATCAGATGGATGATCGAAGAAAAGACTCTTTCTCAGCGGGCTGTTTGCTGCAAGGTGTTCCCGACGTCAGTCAAGGAAAACCACTTCATCAGCCACAAGCACACCACTTTAGTGCTTTGAAGTAAAACTGTGTAAGAAAACTTGTTAAATGCAGTGTTCGCCAGCGCATGCTGTAGACTCTCAAAACTGGTGGTTTCCGTTTTCGCGTGTTTATTTCATAATGAATTTTCTGGTCTCATATGCTACGCCCCAGGAAGGATGCGTGAGTACAGTGGTTGTCTATATTCACACTGTATCCTTCACGTATGTGACGTAGTTCAGAGTCCAGGTAAACCAGTTACGATCTGCCGACCGTCTTCCTTTGGAGGCGTTCGCGGAAAAACTGCAGAGAAGCTCCACGAGGAAGATGAGACAGAGGCGGGCATCTTGCGCAACTCGCCAAGAGAAACGAATGCACGAGACAGAAGtgagacacgagagagagagagcggcagCCTATGGTTTGTTCGGTGAAATTGTCTTTGTCGGATATGACATGCCCCGCTTGTGGACTGTGGACTCCACTGAAACTTGCGGACACTGACATCGGACTAACAAAGGGTCGTATGACCATTGCGACTTTTGAGCCAACTGTAAAACGAGAAAATCAACTCTTGGATGATTACTCATTGTGCCCTTATAAACTCCTGATCGCCTCACTTTCTATATTTGCTTCGTCACTTCGTAAGAGTTCTTCATCTTACACGTCCCCTTCTTATTTCCACGACAACTGGGCGTTAGCAATTCCAAATCCATACAGCTGATCGGGTCCCCAGAATAATTGTTCCAACTCTCTTGACTAAGCTATGTACGTGCATCTGCTCACGCGTTTCAGCCTTAACGCCTTTAGAAGTGAAAGGAAGTTTCCATTTACCTCTGA contains the following coding sequences:
- a CDS encoding hypothetical protein (encoded by transcript TGME49_216160), whose translation is MFPETRRGRKAHRDPLERGTRRTLTDVSFVRRIEVEDEGSEIHSVCPECSPGLRVDYSLPRNLPYGCDVFIPTSAANVRVRAVALGRSHHRFRRSRSAESTPACNKESSCSHSILCQASDLPFVCSRSSLFMNYIWNFSALPSPATRSQRSALGCFEAFGTPSSSQRNVDTPLCLLDTIHDAIVAGVELMHEGPTAKMERKLFGASGFESGCKTSQACVQIALGPCQEAFAGAVDCEDLVTIKNIQPETNTKLDSAPSGIEVSDEESCLLDDSFSLATFGWDTDHFASEDSHTFTEDVSADNLLFCGESHAFRVVPREAQAAINLQSATVCAEQRRSPKTSRSLLQACPLLTFSSLDLSPSPTVGPAARKCFCRAFNIAQGLHGLCHEEVSPQGKCSGTHCGALLCDRASVVEGAMGISGAFSH